One segment of Variovorax paradoxus DNA contains the following:
- a CDS encoding FAD-dependent monooxygenase: protein MNVLVSGASMAGLSAAYWFAHLGHQVTVVERSDGLRPGGAPIDVRGRALGTAQRMGILQRIDDEKVVISQPAPVLDAKGEQVATLDLRWFANETDDDIEISRDRLNNILLDLIPKDVGFRFKVSIASLVDGEGGVDVALTDGSQGRYDLVVGADGLHSNVRRLAFGPERDYVRHFGHYVALLDLPKEREWSRGMLNVPGLKISVRNAGDGPQAMMIAASPEIDYDHRDLAAHRRIIDGFLSRVDAWQVPAIREAFMDPAAKGFYFDSVSQTHMPSWIKGNVAVIGDAGHCAALLSGMGTTLAMVSAETLARTWSECGGDMSAASPVYHESLRPYVEQCQAFAHEGAPIMVPRTQEALDQRNANFRRYAEKAAASSAAPLAATATEGNA, encoded by the coding sequence ATGAATGTCCTCGTCTCCGGCGCCAGCATGGCCGGCCTGTCTGCCGCCTACTGGTTCGCCCATCTCGGCCACCAGGTGACAGTGGTCGAGCGTTCGGACGGCCTGCGCCCCGGCGGTGCACCCATCGACGTGCGCGGACGGGCGCTCGGCACGGCGCAGCGGATGGGCATCCTCCAGCGGATCGATGACGAGAAGGTCGTGATCTCGCAGCCGGCGCCGGTGCTCGACGCGAAGGGAGAGCAGGTGGCGACGCTCGACCTGCGGTGGTTCGCCAACGAGACCGACGACGACATCGAGATCTCGCGCGATCGCCTCAACAACATCCTGCTCGATCTGATCCCGAAGGATGTCGGGTTCCGATTCAAGGTGTCCATCGCATCGCTCGTGGACGGCGAGGGCGGCGTGGACGTGGCGCTGACGGACGGCTCGCAGGGCCGCTACGACCTCGTGGTGGGCGCCGACGGCCTGCACTCGAACGTGCGCAGGCTCGCCTTCGGCCCCGAGAGGGACTACGTGCGGCACTTCGGCCACTACGTGGCACTGCTCGACCTGCCGAAGGAGCGCGAGTGGTCCCGCGGCATGCTCAATGTGCCCGGCCTGAAGATCAGCGTGCGCAACGCAGGCGACGGACCGCAGGCCATGATGATCGCCGCCAGCCCCGAGATCGACTACGACCACCGCGACCTTGCCGCTCACCGCAGGATCATCGACGGCTTCCTCTCGCGCGTCGATGCGTGGCAGGTCCCCGCGATACGTGAGGCGTTCATGGACCCGGCCGCCAAGGGCTTCTATTTCGACTCCGTGAGCCAGACCCACATGCCGAGCTGGATCAAGGGCAACGTGGCCGTGATCGGCGATGCGGGCCACTGCGCTGCGCTGCTGTCAGGCATGGGAACCACGCTGGCCATGGTGTCCGCCGAGACGCTCGCCCGAACCTGGAGCGAGTGCGGCGGCGACATGTCGGCCGCATCCCCGGTCTATCACGAGAGCCTGCGCCCCTACGTCGAGCAGTGCCAGGCCTTCGCGCACGAAGGCGCGCCGATCATGGTGCCGAGGACGCAGGAGGCGCTCGACCAGCGCAACGCGAACTTCCGGCGCTACGCCGAAAAGGCTGCCGCGTCATCGGCCGCGCCATTGGCCGCGACCGCAACCGAGGGCAACGCCTGA
- a CDS encoding ABC transporter substrate-binding protein — MLTRRDLGLGLGAWALATGLPALAQGVRVMKLANTAAVNDPQQCFVTAGQHPRLNFYKPAGVDPEYVNMSSMTQALQSLRAGHVDFGPAVPGILLPAMAKDPSLDLVSVYKWLPGNANTVVVKPGSPIKSVADLVGKRIGVRSQGDAGIVVTKTMLAELGLKDDTCEYIAIGDGAPAGAAIDNDRVDAMVAFDTATARIELVGTRLRYVPLTPRFARLGSGWLCVPRKLLKDERKSLVALFQGMAKSTIFSNANLDAAIDLHWAVYPESKPKGRSEEEARKELAFILKDRKNSWMRRPDDPDQRMGASSLAEWNSNIEMAAESSKNPKLGKELGDPNRLFTNDLIDEINNFDKQAVIRMAREFKL; from the coding sequence ATGTTGACGAGACGTGATCTTGGCCTGGGCCTCGGCGCCTGGGCCCTTGCGACGGGACTGCCGGCACTGGCGCAGGGCGTGCGCGTGATGAAGCTGGCGAACACGGCGGCGGTGAACGACCCGCAGCAGTGCTTCGTCACGGCGGGCCAGCATCCGCGGCTCAACTTCTACAAGCCCGCCGGCGTGGACCCGGAGTACGTCAACATGTCCAGCATGACGCAGGCGCTGCAGAGCCTGCGCGCCGGGCATGTGGATTTCGGGCCCGCGGTGCCGGGCATCCTGCTGCCCGCGATGGCCAAGGACCCGTCGCTGGACCTGGTGAGCGTCTACAAGTGGCTGCCGGGCAATGCCAACACGGTCGTGGTCAAGCCGGGCAGCCCGATCAAGTCGGTGGCCGACCTCGTGGGCAAGCGCATCGGCGTGCGCAGCCAGGGCGACGCGGGCATCGTCGTCACGAAGACCATGCTCGCCGAACTGGGGCTGAAGGACGACACCTGCGAGTACATCGCCATCGGCGACGGCGCGCCCGCCGGGGCTGCCATCGACAACGACCGGGTGGACGCCATGGTGGCCTTCGACACCGCGACGGCACGCATCGAACTCGTGGGCACCAGGCTGCGCTATGTGCCGCTCACGCCCAGGTTCGCGCGACTGGGATCGGGCTGGCTGTGCGTGCCGCGCAAGCTGCTGAAGGACGAGCGCAAGTCGCTGGTGGCGCTGTTCCAGGGCATGGCGAAGTCGACCATCTTCTCGAACGCGAACCTCGATGCGGCCATCGACCTGCACTGGGCGGTGTACCCCGAGAGCAAGCCCAAGGGCCGCAGCGAGGAAGAAGCCCGCAAGGAACTGGCGTTCATCCTCAAGGACCGCAAGAACAGCTGGATGCGCCGCCCCGACGACCCGGACCAGCGCATGGGCGCGTCGTCGCTGGCCGAATGGAACTCGAACATCGAGATGGCCGCGGAAAGCAGCAAGAACCCCAAGCTCGGCAAAGAGCTCGGCGACCCGAACCGCCTGTTCACGAACGACCTGATCGACGAGATCAACAACTTCGACAAGCAGGCCGTGATCCGGATGGCCAGGGAATTCAAGCTGTAG
- a CDS encoding ABC transporter permease, with translation MTTAMLNSSRTASSADTATPVATPVAPRSRRRANPLASTRVQSVLLLAALLGSWEAAVRWFKVPQHLVPPVSDIAVALWRGLATGPMAKDGFWYHGGVTLAEILLGFFVGGGIGLAIGIVISQMPRLEALLEPYVAALQSVPKVAVAPIIVVWLGFGISSKVVIICLLTFFPVLVTSIAGFKAVDTDRIDLLRSLSASPWQIFRKAKFPTALPYIFAGLNMAAAFSVVGAVVGEFVGAQAGLGVLILQMEAQADTGGSFAVCIVLSVIGILLTSALRRVQRRVLHWMPADTSQRPVNT, from the coding sequence ATGACCACCGCCATGCTGAACTCCTCCCGGACCGCGTCGTCGGCCGACACCGCCACTCCGGTCGCCACGCCTGTGGCGCCGAGGTCGCGCCGGCGCGCCAATCCGCTCGCCTCCACGCGCGTGCAGTCCGTCCTGCTGCTGGCCGCATTGCTGGGTTCCTGGGAGGCCGCCGTGCGCTGGTTCAAGGTGCCGCAGCACCTGGTGCCGCCGGTCAGCGACATCGCGGTCGCGCTGTGGCGCGGCCTGGCCACAGGACCGATGGCGAAGGACGGCTTCTGGTACCACGGCGGCGTGACGCTGGCGGAGATCCTGCTGGGGTTCTTCGTCGGCGGCGGCATCGGGCTTGCGATCGGCATCGTGATCTCGCAGATGCCGCGGCTGGAGGCATTGCTTGAGCCCTACGTGGCGGCGCTTCAGAGCGTGCCCAAGGTGGCGGTGGCGCCGATCATCGTGGTGTGGCTGGGCTTCGGCATCAGCTCCAAGGTGGTCATCATCTGCCTGCTCACGTTCTTCCCGGTGCTGGTGACCAGCATCGCGGGCTTCAAGGCGGTGGACACCGACCGCATCGACCTGCTGCGCTCGCTGTCGGCGTCGCCCTGGCAGATCTTCCGCAAGGCCAAGTTTCCTACCGCGCTGCCGTACATCTTCGCGGGCCTCAACATGGCCGCGGCCTTCAGCGTGGTCGGGGCCGTGGTCGGCGAGTTCGTGGGCGCGCAGGCCGGGCTGGGCGTGCTGATCCTGCAGATGGAAGCGCAGGCCGACACCGGCGGCAGCTTTGCCGTGTGCATCGTGCTCTCCGTCATCGGCATCCTGCTGACCTCCGCGCTGCGCCGCGTGCAGCGGCGTGTCCTGCACTGGATGCCCGCCGATACCTCCCAGCGCCCGGTGAACACCTGA
- a CDS encoding ABC transporter ATP-binding protein — protein sequence MNAPLRPDYIRIEGLSKTFGGGNEGVLALKDIDCTIAQGSFVTIVGPSGCGKSTLLRILAGLLDYGMGTVMLDGQPIRGTRRDVGVVFQSSILLPWRTILENVMLPAEVLGLDMKKARDRAMQLLQMVRLEGFEHKLPRQLSGGMQQRASIARALLHDPKILLMDEPFGALDAMTRERMNLELQRIWMESGKTVVLITHSIPEAVFLGDRVFVMSPRPGTLERVLPIDLPRPRTMDAMSHPRFAAASASIRERFSHAASFD from the coding sequence ATGAACGCACCGCTACGCCCCGACTACATCCGCATCGAGGGACTGTCCAAGACCTTCGGAGGCGGCAACGAGGGCGTGCTCGCGCTCAAGGACATCGACTGCACCATCGCGCAGGGCAGCTTCGTCACCATCGTCGGGCCGAGCGGGTGCGGCAAGAGCACGCTGCTGCGCATCCTGGCCGGGCTGCTCGACTACGGCATGGGCACGGTGATGCTCGACGGCCAGCCCATCCGCGGCACGCGCCGCGACGTGGGGGTGGTGTTCCAGAGTTCCATCCTGCTGCCCTGGCGCACCATCCTGGAGAACGTGATGCTGCCGGCGGAGGTACTGGGCCTGGACATGAAGAAGGCCCGCGACCGCGCGATGCAGCTGCTGCAGATGGTCCGGCTCGAAGGCTTCGAGCACAAGCTGCCGCGCCAGCTGAGCGGCGGCATGCAGCAGCGTGCATCGATCGCGCGGGCACTGCTGCACGACCCGAAGATCCTGCTGATGGACGAGCCCTTCGGCGCGCTCGATGCCATGACGCGCGAGCGCATGAACCTCGAGCTGCAGCGCATCTGGATGGAAAGCGGCAAGACCGTGGTGCTGATCACGCACTCCATTCCGGAGGCCGTGTTCCTCGGCGACAGGGTGTTCGTCATGTCGCCGCGCCCCGGCACGCTGGAGCGCGTGCTGCCCATCGACCTGCCGCGCCCCCGCACCATGGACGCGATGTCGCATCCCCGCTTCGCGGCGGCGTCCGCGTCGATCCGCGAGCGTTTCTCGCACGCTGCCTCGTTCGACTGA
- a CDS encoding alpha/beta fold hydrolase, which produces MTEFLQAGEVRIAFERAGEGPPLVLMHGAEATRQMFAALVPHLASHFTVITYDQRDCGETEAPEHGCTLSDLANDAQRLIGGLGLRRAHVFGSSFGGRVAQALALMHPRVVDHLVLGSTWPLPRPLEELCPDARRLGEVRRGLPGTAEELATWFFPEAFLVERPELRRFFANVRPASPRSARRAATVQTALDSGVAGIVAPTLLLAGELDRVVPASVTLAMAARIRNANAVLLPSVGHVTAMQAPEALARHMVHFLKPTGVDA; this is translated from the coding sequence ATGACCGAGTTCCTGCAGGCCGGCGAGGTGCGCATCGCTTTCGAGCGGGCCGGCGAGGGGCCGCCGCTGGTGCTCATGCACGGCGCGGAAGCCACCCGGCAGATGTTCGCGGCGCTGGTGCCGCATCTGGCGAGCCACTTCACCGTCATCACCTACGACCAGCGCGACTGCGGCGAAACCGAAGCCCCGGAACACGGCTGCACGCTGTCGGACCTCGCGAACGATGCGCAACGGCTGATCGGCGGCCTGGGCCTCAGGCGTGCGCACGTGTTCGGGTCTTCCTTCGGCGGGCGGGTGGCGCAGGCGCTGGCGCTGATGCACCCGCGCGTCGTCGATCACCTGGTTCTCGGCAGCACCTGGCCGCTGCCGAGGCCGCTGGAAGAGCTCTGCCCCGACGCGCGCCGCCTGGGCGAGGTCCGGCGCGGTCTTCCCGGCACCGCCGAAGAGCTGGCGACATGGTTCTTCCCCGAGGCTTTCCTCGTGGAGCGGCCCGAGCTGCGGCGCTTCTTCGCGAACGTGCGGCCCGCATCGCCGCGGTCCGCGCGGCGCGCCGCCACGGTGCAGACGGCACTCGACAGCGGCGTGGCCGGCATCGTGGCGCCCACGCTGCTGCTGGCCGGCGAGCTCGATCGGGTGGTGCCCGCGAGCGTGACCCTCGCCATGGCGGCCCGCATCCGCAATGCCAACGCCGTGCTGCTGCCCTCGGTCGGCCACGTGACGGCGATGCAGGCGCCCGAGGCGCTCGCCCGGCACATGGTTCATTTCTTGAAGCCCACAGGAGTCGACGCATGA
- a CDS encoding VOC family protein, producing MPVTALHHFTIRCAPQELPLLLDFYTRVLRLEAGRRPEIPAPGAWLYAGGQPIVHLFAHLSTPDAPVQPVTGHVDHISFRSHGLREMRAHLGGLGVPFSEAPIPGWNIQQLFLHDPRGLKIEMTFWLDQEEAAAQVQKEGGAT from the coding sequence ATGCCCGTGACCGCGTTGCATCACTTCACCATCCGCTGTGCGCCGCAGGAGCTGCCGCTGCTGCTGGACTTCTACACCCGCGTGCTGCGCCTGGAGGCTGGCCGGCGGCCCGAGATTCCCGCGCCGGGCGCCTGGCTCTATGCCGGAGGCCAGCCGATCGTGCACCTGTTCGCGCACCTCTCGACGCCGGACGCGCCCGTGCAGCCGGTCACCGGGCATGTCGACCACATCTCCTTCCGATCGCACGGGCTCCGGGAGATGCGCGCGCACCTGGGCGGACTGGGCGTGCCGTTCAGCGAGGCACCGATTCCCGGCTGGAACATCCAGCAGCTGTTCCTGCATGATCCGCGCGGACTGAAGATCGAGATGACCTTCTGGCTGGACCAGGAGGAAGCCGCGGCACAAGTGCAGAAGGAAGGCGGCGCGACATGA
- a CDS encoding GAF domain-containing protein — translation MTSPCNIHDVDLDLLAACTTPGEGMAAIDALRRRIAPQSIFSIQQNVTTARDAAGEVLLRRFHSSEAERFPVNGAKRKTRTPWTECLFVEGRPFVGEGAHVLAQHFDDFEQMRAIGLRSVINVPLMQGALCYATFNVFGTRDRWLPEEILGIRLLALAAARWVPAMPGLAYRFAAAPAASHLSAMQAQAR, via the coding sequence ATGACATCACCGTGCAACATCCATGATGTGGACCTGGACCTCCTCGCGGCCTGCACCACGCCGGGGGAGGGAATGGCCGCGATCGATGCGCTGCGGCGCCGGATCGCACCGCAGTCGATCTTCAGCATCCAGCAGAACGTGACGACCGCGCGCGATGCGGCAGGCGAGGTGCTGCTGCGCCGCTTCCACTCATCGGAAGCGGAGCGTTTTCCGGTCAATGGCGCCAAGCGCAAGACACGCACGCCATGGACCGAATGCCTCTTCGTCGAGGGGCGCCCTTTCGTCGGCGAAGGGGCGCATGTGCTCGCGCAGCACTTCGACGACTTCGAGCAGATGCGTGCCATCGGCCTGCGCAGCGTGATCAACGTGCCGCTCATGCAGGGCGCGCTCTGCTACGCGACCTTCAATGTCTTCGGCACCCGCGACCGCTGGCTGCCGGAAGAGATCCTCGGCATCCGGCTGCTGGCGCTCGCCGCCGCGCGCTGGGTGCCTGCCATGCCGGGGCTCGCCTACAGGTTCGCGGCGGCGCCTGCCGCGTCCCATCTTTCCGCCATGCAGGCGCAAGCGCGCTGA
- a CDS encoding LysR family transcriptional regulator — translation MSSFRDPAEMLHQALLSRLRLRQLALLQRIDRHRTLGRVAAEMRVSQPAVTKALKEVEEVFGSAIFLRTSRGLVPTPSGEAVLAYAKRALAELEATAQVLSSYEAGRGGRVRIGLTQQVPQKFISALLDHLLHRTPRVAAMVREGTTDELVGLLLAGELDCAIGRSYDGDATGLVQEAFYEQEPCLVVSARSARRLSRGPLDWAGLAKLDWILPPLNTPMRRTYNAVFVGAGVQPPVPMLESTSIRTLETALRDEPNAISILSRDVVDDMEAKGHWRALPYRLGWNLPPVSFLTTSAMQGSLMVRELKEVAVKAAGEMKKQRSQARSAP, via the coding sequence TTGTCTTCCTTCCGCGACCCTGCCGAGATGCTTCACCAGGCGCTCCTTTCACGCCTGAGGCTGCGCCAGCTTGCCTTGCTGCAACGCATCGACCGGCATCGGACGCTGGGCAGGGTCGCCGCCGAGATGCGGGTGAGCCAGCCCGCGGTGACCAAGGCGCTCAAGGAGGTCGAGGAGGTCTTCGGCAGCGCGATCTTCCTGCGGACCAGCCGCGGCCTCGTTCCCACGCCGAGCGGCGAGGCGGTGCTGGCCTATGCGAAGCGCGCGCTGGCCGAACTCGAGGCGACGGCCCAGGTTCTCTCGTCTTACGAGGCGGGGCGCGGCGGCCGCGTGCGCATCGGGCTCACGCAGCAGGTGCCGCAGAAGTTCATCTCCGCCCTGCTGGACCATCTGCTGCACCGCACACCGCGCGTCGCGGCGATGGTGCGCGAAGGCACCACCGACGAACTGGTGGGACTGCTGCTCGCAGGCGAGCTCGACTGCGCCATCGGCCGCTCGTACGACGGCGACGCCACCGGCCTCGTGCAGGAGGCGTTCTACGAGCAGGAGCCCTGCCTCGTGGTGTCCGCCAGGAGCGCCAGGAGGCTGTCGCGCGGTCCGCTCGACTGGGCCGGCCTGGCGAAGCTCGACTGGATACTTCCGCCGCTGAACACGCCGATGCGGCGCACCTACAACGCCGTCTTCGTCGGTGCGGGCGTGCAGCCGCCCGTGCCCATGCTGGAGTCCACGTCCATCCGGACCCTGGAGACGGCCCTGCGCGACGAGCCCAACGCCATCTCCATCCTTTCGCGCGACGTCGTGGACGACATGGAGGCCAAGGGCCATTGGCGAGCCCTGCCTTACCGGCTGGGATGGAACCTTCCGCCGGTGAGCTTCCTCACCACCAGCGCGATGCAGGGCAGCCTCATGGTGCGGGAACTGAAGGAAGTCGCGGTGAAGGCGGCCGGCGAGATGAAGAAGCAGAGATCGCAGGCGCGCAGCGCACCCTAG
- a CDS encoding urease accessory protein UreD: MPWHARLHLSYRHEAARTVARFRHDGPLRILQSLYPEGDSVCHNVLVHPPGGLVGGDTLDIDIEAADGSHGLITTPGASRFYRSEGELALQRTRIRLAAGARLEWLPLEAICYIGCQAENRLSIEAAPGAELIGWDVTALGLPNAGQPFERGTYLQHIEVPGVWLERGRIDAADRRLLQSPLGLGGHRCMASLFFVAGSPLERARRDVLLAHARRLLEAHGLADSAGATSPHAEVVVLRVLAPVVEPAMQLLRQVWQAWRGELWQLPAATPRIWAT, translated from the coding sequence ATGCCCTGGCACGCCCGTCTCCATCTCTCCTATCGACACGAAGCCGCCCGCACCGTCGCCCGCTTCCGCCACGACGGCCCGCTGCGCATCCTGCAGAGCCTCTACCCCGAGGGCGACAGCGTCTGCCACAACGTGCTGGTGCACCCGCCGGGCGGCCTGGTGGGCGGCGACACGCTGGACATCGACATCGAGGCCGCCGACGGCAGCCACGGCCTCATCACCACGCCGGGCGCCTCGCGCTTCTACCGGTCCGAAGGCGAGCTGGCGCTGCAGCGCACCCGCATCCGGCTCGCAGCCGGCGCACGGCTCGAATGGCTGCCGCTCGAGGCCATCTGCTACATCGGCTGCCAGGCGGAGAACCGGTTGTCCATCGAGGCCGCGCCCGGTGCCGAGCTGATCGGCTGGGATGTGACCGCGCTCGGCCTGCCCAACGCCGGCCAGCCCTTCGAGCGGGGTACCTACCTGCAGCACATCGAGGTACCCGGCGTGTGGCTGGAGCGCGGACGCATCGACGCGGCCGACCGCCGGCTGCTGCAGAGCCCGCTGGGGCTGGGCGGCCATCGCTGCATGGCATCGCTGTTCTTCGTGGCCGGATCGCCCCTGGAACGCGCGCGCCGCGACGTGCTGCTGGCGCACGCACGCAGGCTGCTGGAGGCGCACGGATTGGCCGACAGCGCCGGTGCCACCAGCCCGCATGCCGAGGTGGTCGTGCTGCGCGTGCTGGCACCGGTCGTCGAACCCGCCATGCAGCTGCTGCGGCAGGTCTGGCAGGCATGGCGCGGCGAACTCTGGCAGCTGCCGGCCGCCACGCCGCGCATCTGGGCGACCTGA